A region from the Takifugu rubripes chromosome 22, fTakRub1.2, whole genome shotgun sequence genome encodes:
- the imp3 gene encoding U3 small nucleolar ribonucleoprotein protein IMP3, which produces MVRKLKYHEQKLLKKVDFINWEVDNNLHEVKVLRRFHIEKREDYTKYNKLSRNIRDLAQKIRDLDEKDGFRAQSSHRLLEKLYSAGLIPTKQNLSLTQKVTASSFCRRRLPSIMLSLRMAQNLKAAITFIEQGHVRVGPEIVTDPAFLVTRNMEDFVTWVDSSKIRQHVLNYNDERDDFDLVE; this is translated from the exons ATGGTGCGTAAATTAAAGTATCATGAGCAGAAGCTGCTCAAGAAAGTCGACTTCATTAACTGGGAGGTTGACAATAATCTGCATGAAGTCAAAGTGTTGCGCAGATTCCACATCGAGAAGCGGGAGGATTATACGAA GTACAACAAGCTTAGTCGCAACATTAGAGATTTGGCCCAGAAAATCAGGGACCTGGATGAGAAAGATGGATTCAGAGCTCAGAGCTCACATCGACTACTGGAAAAACT TTACAGTGCTGGACTCATCCCCACCAAACAGAATCTGTCCCTGACACAGAAAGTCACAGCGTCTTCGTTCTGCAG gaggaggctgccCAGCATCATGCTCAGCCTTCGAATGGCCCAAAACCTGAAGGCAGCCATCACCTTCATCGAGCAGGGCC ATGTGCGTGTCGGCCCAGAGATTGTCACAGACCCAGCGTTTTTAGTCACAAG AAATATGGAGGATTTTGTCACCTGGGTAGATTCTTCCAAGATTAGACAGCATGTCCTGAATTATAATGATGAG AGGGATGACTTTGACCTTGTGGAATAA
- the zgc:55943 gene encoding uncharacterized protein C1orf21 homolog, with product MGCTSAKQVSAVPNSEEGGQNKAHSNGDLLSDEYRMKVVEKVKYLSTDEGGVDGSDSTEKSALLGKDQPLDEAGSNGKILSIHSSESQQEFFRMLDEKIEKGRDYCSEEDDMT from the exons atggGATGCACCTCTGCGAAGCAGGTGTCTGCCGTGCCCAACAgcgaggagggggggcagaataAAGCTCACAGCAATGGGGACCTCCTTTCTG ATGAGTACAGGATGAAAGTAGTGGAGAAAGTCAAGTACCTCAGCACCGACGAGGGAGGAGTGGACGGCTCCGACAGCACG gaaaaaagtGCACTGCTCGGTAAAGACCAACCCTTAGATGAGGCCGGTTCCAACGGGAAGATTCT GAGCATCCACTCCTCTGAGAGTCAGCAAGAGTTCTTCAGGATGCTGGACGAGAAAATCGAGAAA GGCAGAGACTACTGCTCGGAAGAGGACGACATGACATAG
- the bcl6ab gene encoding BCL6A transcription repressor b isoform X2 — MATTTNGCIQFTRHPGDILLNFNRLRSRNMLTDVTIQVEGQCFPAHKAILVACSGFFYSVFMEPENKNLSAISLDPKVDPKGLSILLDFMYSSYLNLKDNLVLAIMNTAIFLQMEHVVDTCQRFIKSRHLFANVEEVQPSSLYLVDKIPALGQSNHMASSLPLQECRKYVPNVFRGINTSGSYHIYGDTQAPYGHLDESPKFGDTHRGLNFSSKRCSQVPCTSVAHSQDPINPHRVSSCHPCYTAPIIQSGAQESLERSGTPTVEDGIQHPQSSCPRMSPYLIKGVICSPQSPLRSDCQPNSPTESNSSRNAALSTKHSSDCLKDFKVRNWKKYKLIIMNQSSDENEMEAHGGSVKASAMSPSQSPCRTYATGGHGEVRPDEGASEHRPESLKSPSADSCGISNNRCSSCGCESPPCVNVGHVSTDSCSRDDAAKLHSDFPPSGCENNTFFCNGCDSKFIEEDSPKDHTIQVHGDKPYKCDYCQATFRYKGNLASHKTVHTGAKPYHCNICGAQFNRPANLKTHTRIHSGEKPYKCETCGSRFVQVAHLRAHVLIHTGEKPYPCEICGTHFRHLQTLKSHMRIHTGEKPYHCEKCDLHFRHKSQLRLHLRQKHGAVTNTKAQYRRSVGDVTTGLASSC, encoded by the exons ATGGCCACGACGACAAATGGCTGTATTCAATTCACGCGCCACCCGGGCGACATCCTGCTCAACTTCAACCGGCTCCGCAGCAGGAACATGCTGACCGACGTCACCATACAGGTGGAGGGCCAGTGCTTCCCAGCTCACAAGGCCATTTTGGTGGCCTGCAG TGGCTTCTTTTATTCAGTGTTCATGGAGCCCGAGAACAAAAATCTTAGTGCCATCAGCTTGGACCCTAAAGTAGATCCGAAGGGTTTATCCATCCTGCTGGACTTCATGTACTCATCTTATCTTAACCTTAAGGACAACTTGGTCCTGGCCATCATGAACACGGCCATCTTCCTTCAGATGGAACATGTGGTCGACACCTGTCAGAGGTTCATCAAGTCCAG GCATCTGTTTGCAAATGTGGAAGAGGTGCAGCCCAGCTCATTATATCTGGTCGACAAGATTCCTGCTTTGGGCCAAAGCAACCACATGGCATCATCACTTCCCCTGCAGGAGTGCAGAAAATATGTACCTAATGTCTTCAGGGGCATCAACACCTCTGGTTCATATCACATCTATGGTGACACCCAAGCCCCATATGGGCACCTGGACGAGTCTCCTAAATTTGGTGACACCCACAGAGGGCTGAACTTCTCCTCAAAGCGATGCTCTCAGGTACCATGCACCAGTGTGGCTCACAGTCAGGACCCTATCAACCCCCACCGAGTGTCATCATGTCACCCCTGTTACACCGCCCCTATTATCCAATCAGGAGCCCAAGAGAGCCTTGAGAGGTCTGGCACTCCCACGGTGGAAGACGGTATCCAGCATCCACAGAGCAGCTGCCCGAGAATGTCCCCATACTTGATTAAAGGTGTCATTTGTAGCCCCCAAAGTCCCCTGAGATCTGACTGCCAGCCCAACTCGCCCACTgagtccaacagcagcagaaatgcgGCCCTCAGCACCAAACACTCTTCAGACTGTCTCAAGGATTTCAAAGTGCGCAACTGGAAGAAGTACAAGCTGATCATTATGAACCAATCTTCTGATGAGAATGAAATGGAGGCTCACGGGGGCAGCGTCAAAGCCTCAGCCATGTCCCCTTCACAGAGCCCCTGCAGGACTTACGCAACAGGTGGACATGGTGAGGTCCGTCCAGATGAGGGAGCCAGCGAGCACAGACCAGAAAGCCTAAAGTCTCCGAGTGCCGACAGCTGTGGCATCAG CAACAACAGATGCTCCTCGTGTGGTTGCGAAAGCCCTCCGTGCGTGAATGTGGGTCACGTGTCTACTGACTCATGCAGCAGAGACGATGCCGCCAAGCTGCACTCGGACTTCCCCCCCTCCGGCTGTG aaaacaacactttcttctGCAATGGGTGCGACTCCAAGTTCATAGAGGAGGACTCTCCCAAGGACCACACCATCCAGGTGCACGGGGACAAGCCCTACAAGTGTGACTACTGCCAGGCCACCTTCCGCTACAAGGGCAATTTAGCCAGCCACAAGACTGTCCACACAG GTGCGAAGCCTTACCACTGCAACATCTGCGGCGCCCAGTTTAACCGACCGGCCAATCTCAAGACTCACACCCGCATCCATTCGGGAGAAAAGCCGTACAAGTGCGAGACGTGCGGCTCCAGATTCGTCCAG GTGGCCCATCTTCGCGCCCATGTGTTAATCCACACTGGAGAGAAGCCATATCCCTGCGAGATCTGCGGGACGCACTTCCGCCACCTCCAGACGCTCAAGAGCCACATGCGCATTCACACAGGAGAGAAGCCCTACCAT TGTGAAAAATGTGACCTGCACTTCCGACATAAGAGTCAGCTGCGGCTGCACCTCCGTCAGAAGCACGGCGCCGTCACCAACACCAAGGCTCAGTATCGCAGGAGCGTCGGTGACGTCACCACAGGCCTGGCCAGCTCCTGCTGA
- the slc35a3b gene encoding solute carrier family 35 member A3b — MPPASSHSYMIKYMSLGVLVLQTTSLVLTMRYSRTLIEDSPRYLASSAVVSAEVLKIVICTLLVFTENGFSVRAMYQLLREEIVKRPGETMKLAIPAGIYTLQNNLLYVALSNLDAATYQVTYQLKILTTALFSVSMLGKKLSFHQWLSLLVLITGITLVQWPSVVNNDTERQVLTANSQFVGLMAVLMACVSSGFAGVYFEKILKETRQSIWVRNIQLGLFGFVLGFGGMIIHDGPLLKQSGMFQGYNTITCIVVVLQALGGLVVAMVIKYADNILKGFATSLSIIISALISYLVLDDFSPTRVFFAGTLLVILSTFLYGYEGKPASSGVTSV; from the exons ATGCCACCGGCCTCCTCGCACTCGTACATGATCAAGTACATGTCTCTCGGGGTGTTGGTGCTGCAGACCACTTCGCTGGTGCTCACCATGCGTTACTCGCGCACCCTGATTGAAGACAGCCCCCGTTACCTGGCGTCGTCCGCCGTTGTGTCCGCCGAGGTCCTTAAAATCGTGATCTGCACTCTCCTTGTTTTCACGGAGAACG GTTTCAGCGTGCGGGCCATGTACCaactgctgagggaggagattGTGAAGAGGCCTGGAGAAACCATGAAGTTGGCCATTCCTGCAGGCATCTACACGCTGCAGAACAATCTGCTCTATGTTGCCTTGTCCAACCTGGACGCAGCCACCTATCAG GTGACGTACCAACTGAAAATTCTCACCAcagctttgttttctgtctccatgCTGGGGAAAAAGTTGAGTTTCCACCAGTGGCTCTCACTGCTTGTCTTAATAACTGGAATCACTCTTGTGCAG TGGCCCTCAGTGGTTAATAACGATACCGAGCGACAGGTCCTGACTGCAAACTCTCAGTTTGTGGGACTGATGGCCGTCCTGATGGCCTGTGTCTCCAGTGGCTTTGCAGGTGTTTACTTTGAGAAAATCCTTAAGGAGACAAGACAAAGCATATGGGTCCGTAATATACAGCTGG GTCTGTTTGGCTTCGTGCTTGGCTTTGGTGGAATGATCATTCATGATGGACCACTTTTGAAACAGTCGGGGATGTTTCAGGGATATAACACCATCACCTGCATTGTTGTTGTGCTGCAG GCTCTGGGTGGCTTGGTGGTAGCCATGGTCATTAAATATGCCGACAACATCCTCAAAGGCTTTGCCACCTCTCTGTCCATCATCATTTCTGCCCTCATTTCATATTTAGTGTTGGACGACTTTAGCCCCACTAG GGTATTTTTTGCAGGGACACTCTTGGTTATCCTTTCCACATTTCTTTATGGATATGAGGGTAAACCTGCCAGCAGCGGAGTCACCAGTGTATGA
- the LOC101072422 gene encoding carboxypeptidase N subunit 2: MLKPPGLALLLLLFVCQEANTDAQISCPYRCHCFTPAQVLCGDGGISYLPRNVSRKVKEFILMSSDLQYLFSHTLAESPQLTKLVFLNNALRSVHSQAFEHLAELRELEVSGNPRLDNLFPGTFEKLGNLTRLMLNYNVFKSTAAGTFDSLKQLETLEMRGNIISDLPPFLFGNLHNLLVLDLSLNKLKGVKRETFSGLGRLEILKINNNLLSNLTADTFHNVSMLTELHLEGNKISELPDDIFFVLTELKVLNLRGNLLTTFSDKAFGFNASNLKELNLKGNALRELHSLRSLSSISDFILASNQLSRLPEDIFWNMTVLENLDLSENQLRSLPGTIFTGLLGMKTIHLNQNHLSELDAKMFEDQTLVEQLYLSDNKLETLPAGVFDPFIIQITVRLHGNPWRCDCHMWNLHEWVLRNSQDIEMLDRMLCESPGFLRRRPVASIQRDQLVCSLSKGFGGCGQEIHNNTVVIKCKVDKCSQMTVKVQFQEDDGSVMEHVLQPELSSCRNETTVGRPAH, encoded by the coding sequence ATGCTGAAACCTCCGGGGctggctctgctcctgctgctcttcgtCTGTCAGGAGGCAAACACGGACGCTCAGATCTCTTGTCCCTACAGATGCCATTGTTTTACTCCCGCTCAGGTCCTGTGTGGAGACGGAGGAATATCATATTTACCCAGAAATGTGTCCAGGAAAGTCAAGGAGTTTATACTAATGTCGTCAGACCTGCAGTATCTGTTTTCCCACACTTTAGCAGAGAGCCCCCAGCTCACTAAGCTCGTCTTTCTCAACAATGCTCTTCGGAGTGTTCACTCGCAGGCCTTTGAGCATCTGGCGGAGCTGCGGGAGCTGGAAGTCAGCGGCAACCCCCGGCTGGACAATTTATTTCCAGGCACTTTTGAAAAGCTGGGAAATTTGACTAGACTTATGCTGAACTACAACGTATTTAAGAGCACGGCCGCGGGCACGTTTGACTCTctgaaacagctggaaaccCTGGAAATGAGGGGAAACATCATCTCAGATCTGCCGCCGTTTCTTTTTGGGAACCTCCATAACTTGCTTGTCCTGGATTTGTCCCTCAATAAGCTGAAAGGAGTGAAGAGGGAGACGTTTTCTGGGCTTGGAAGACTGGAAATACTGAAAATCAACAACAACTTGCTTAGCAACCTCACCGCTGACACGTTTCACAATGTCTCTATGCTGACCGAGCTTCATCTGGAGGGGAACAAGATATCGGAACTCCCTGATGACATCTTCTTTGTGCTGACCGAACTGAAGGTGCTGAACCTCAGAGGGAACCTTCTTACAACCTTCAGTGATAAAGCCTTTGGTTTTAATGCTTCAAACTTGAAGGAGCTGAACCTAAAAGGCAACGCGCTGAGAGAACTGCACTCTCTAAGAAGTTTGTCATCTATTTCTGACTTCATCCTGGCGTCGAACCAACTCTCCAGACTTCCGGAAGACATTTTCTGGAACATGACAGTCCTGGAGAATCTGGATTTGTCAGAAAACCAGCTCAGGTCTCTGCCTGGGACAATATTTACCGGTCTATTGGGCATGAAGACAATCCATCTCAACCAGAACCACCTGAGTGAGCTGGACGCCAAAATGTTTGAGGACCAGACTCTAGTTGAACAGCTCTATCTCTCTGACAACAAGCTGGAGACCCTACCAGCGGGGGTCTTTGACCCCTTCATCATCCAGATCACAGTCCGGCTGCACGGGAACCCCTGGAGATGTGACTGCCACATGTGGAACCTGCATGAGTGGGTGCTGAGAAACAGCCAGGACATAGAGATGCTGGACAGGATGCTGTGCGAGAGCCCCGGCTTTCTGAGGAGGCGGCCGGTCGCCTCCATCCAGAGGGACCAGCTGGTCTGCAGCTTGTCTAAAGGGTTTGGAGGCTGCGGCCAGGAAATTCACAATAACACCGTGGTCATCAAGTGCAAAGTGGATAAATGCTCGCAAATGACGGTGAAGGTGCAGTTTCAGGAGGACGACGGCAGCGTTATGGAGCACGTTTTGCAGCCTGAGCTTTCAAGCTGCAGGAATGAGACAACGGTCGGACGGCCTGCTCACTAG
- the bcl6ab gene encoding BCL6A transcription repressor b isoform X1 has translation MFIVIRDIGSISPWKKVSPVDRMATTTNGCIQFTRHPGDILLNFNRLRSRNMLTDVTIQVEGQCFPAHKAILVACSGFFYSVFMEPENKNLSAISLDPKVDPKGLSILLDFMYSSYLNLKDNLVLAIMNTAIFLQMEHVVDTCQRFIKSRHLFANVEEVQPSSLYLVDKIPALGQSNHMASSLPLQECRKYVPNVFRGINTSGSYHIYGDTQAPYGHLDESPKFGDTHRGLNFSSKRCSQVPCTSVAHSQDPINPHRVSSCHPCYTAPIIQSGAQESLERSGTPTVEDGIQHPQSSCPRMSPYLIKGVICSPQSPLRSDCQPNSPTESNSSRNAALSTKHSSDCLKDFKVRNWKKYKLIIMNQSSDENEMEAHGGSVKASAMSPSQSPCRTYATGGHGEVRPDEGASEHRPESLKSPSADSCGISNNRCSSCGCESPPCVNVGHVSTDSCSRDDAAKLHSDFPPSGCENNTFFCNGCDSKFIEEDSPKDHTIQVHGDKPYKCDYCQATFRYKGNLASHKTVHTGAKPYHCNICGAQFNRPANLKTHTRIHSGEKPYKCETCGSRFVQVAHLRAHVLIHTGEKPYPCEICGTHFRHLQTLKSHMRIHTGEKPYHCEKCDLHFRHKSQLRLHLRQKHGAVTNTKAQYRRSVGDVTTGLASSC, from the exons ATGTTCATTGTAATTAGAGATATAGGATCCATCTCTCCATGGAAGAAGGTATCACCG GTTGACAGAATGGCCACGACGACAAATGGCTGTATTCAATTCACGCGCCACCCGGGCGACATCCTGCTCAACTTCAACCGGCTCCGCAGCAGGAACATGCTGACCGACGTCACCATACAGGTGGAGGGCCAGTGCTTCCCAGCTCACAAGGCCATTTTGGTGGCCTGCAG TGGCTTCTTTTATTCAGTGTTCATGGAGCCCGAGAACAAAAATCTTAGTGCCATCAGCTTGGACCCTAAAGTAGATCCGAAGGGTTTATCCATCCTGCTGGACTTCATGTACTCATCTTATCTTAACCTTAAGGACAACTTGGTCCTGGCCATCATGAACACGGCCATCTTCCTTCAGATGGAACATGTGGTCGACACCTGTCAGAGGTTCATCAAGTCCAG GCATCTGTTTGCAAATGTGGAAGAGGTGCAGCCCAGCTCATTATATCTGGTCGACAAGATTCCTGCTTTGGGCCAAAGCAACCACATGGCATCATCACTTCCCCTGCAGGAGTGCAGAAAATATGTACCTAATGTCTTCAGGGGCATCAACACCTCTGGTTCATATCACATCTATGGTGACACCCAAGCCCCATATGGGCACCTGGACGAGTCTCCTAAATTTGGTGACACCCACAGAGGGCTGAACTTCTCCTCAAAGCGATGCTCTCAGGTACCATGCACCAGTGTGGCTCACAGTCAGGACCCTATCAACCCCCACCGAGTGTCATCATGTCACCCCTGTTACACCGCCCCTATTATCCAATCAGGAGCCCAAGAGAGCCTTGAGAGGTCTGGCACTCCCACGGTGGAAGACGGTATCCAGCATCCACAGAGCAGCTGCCCGAGAATGTCCCCATACTTGATTAAAGGTGTCATTTGTAGCCCCCAAAGTCCCCTGAGATCTGACTGCCAGCCCAACTCGCCCACTgagtccaacagcagcagaaatgcgGCCCTCAGCACCAAACACTCTTCAGACTGTCTCAAGGATTTCAAAGTGCGCAACTGGAAGAAGTACAAGCTGATCATTATGAACCAATCTTCTGATGAGAATGAAATGGAGGCTCACGGGGGCAGCGTCAAAGCCTCAGCCATGTCCCCTTCACAGAGCCCCTGCAGGACTTACGCAACAGGTGGACATGGTGAGGTCCGTCCAGATGAGGGAGCCAGCGAGCACAGACCAGAAAGCCTAAAGTCTCCGAGTGCCGACAGCTGTGGCATCAG CAACAACAGATGCTCCTCGTGTGGTTGCGAAAGCCCTCCGTGCGTGAATGTGGGTCACGTGTCTACTGACTCATGCAGCAGAGACGATGCCGCCAAGCTGCACTCGGACTTCCCCCCCTCCGGCTGTG aaaacaacactttcttctGCAATGGGTGCGACTCCAAGTTCATAGAGGAGGACTCTCCCAAGGACCACACCATCCAGGTGCACGGGGACAAGCCCTACAAGTGTGACTACTGCCAGGCCACCTTCCGCTACAAGGGCAATTTAGCCAGCCACAAGACTGTCCACACAG GTGCGAAGCCTTACCACTGCAACATCTGCGGCGCCCAGTTTAACCGACCGGCCAATCTCAAGACTCACACCCGCATCCATTCGGGAGAAAAGCCGTACAAGTGCGAGACGTGCGGCTCCAGATTCGTCCAG GTGGCCCATCTTCGCGCCCATGTGTTAATCCACACTGGAGAGAAGCCATATCCCTGCGAGATCTGCGGGACGCACTTCCGCCACCTCCAGACGCTCAAGAGCCACATGCGCATTCACACAGGAGAGAAGCCCTACCAT TGTGAAAAATGTGACCTGCACTTCCGACATAAGAGTCAGCTGCGGCTGCACCTCCGTCAGAAGCACGGCGCCGTCACCAACACCAAGGCTCAGTATCGCAGGAGCGTCGGTGACGTCACCACAGGCCTGGCCAGCTCCTGCTGA
- the cldn1 gene encoding claudin-1 — translation MANAGIQLLGFILAFLGLIGTIASTIMVEWKASSYAGDNIITAQAMYEGLWKSCVSQSTGQIQCKVYDSLLQLPGIVQGTRGLMLASVLLSVICLLVEMVGMRCTTFMAEEPEQKDKVALAGGVIFIIAGLLALVGTSWYGHRIAREFYDPFTPTNSRYEFGSALYVGWGAACLTLIGGGFLCCSCPKKGSQKSPRYPPTRSSGPQGKDYV, via the exons ATGGCCAACGCAGGCATTCAGCTCCTGGGCTTCATTTTAGCCTTCCTGGGGCTGATCGGAACCATCGCTTCTACCATCATGGTGGAGTGGAAAGCGTCGTCCTATGCAGGAGACAACATCATCACAGCTCAGGCGATGTACGAGGGCCTGTGGAAGAGCTGCGTCTCGCAGAGCACGGGTCAAATTCAGTGTAAAGTTTACGACTcgctcctccagctgccag GCATCGTTCAGGGAACTCGGGGGCTGATGCTGGCGTCCGTCCTGCTGAGCGTCATCTGTCTCCTGGTGGAGATGGTGGGCATGAGGTGCACCACCTTCATGGCAGAGGAACCGGAGCAGAAGGACAAAGTGGCCCTGGCTGGAGgggtcatcttcatcatcgctg GTCTGCTCGCTTTAGTGGGAACGTCTTGGTACGGTCACAGGATCGCGAGGGAATTCTACGACCCGTTTACGCCCACCAACTCCAG GTATGAGTTTGGAAGTGCTCTGTATGTTGGGTGGGGGGCGGCCTGTCTCACTCTAATAGGAGGGGGcttcctgtgctgcagctgcccCAAAAAGGGCTCCCAGAAATCTCCACGTTACCCACCAACCCGCTCCTCGGGCCCGCAGGGCAAGGATTACGTCTGA
- the sec22ba gene encoding vesicle-trafficking protein SEC22b-A translates to MILLTMIARVADGLPLAASIQEDEQSGRDLQQYQSQAKQLFRKLNAQSPDRCTLEAGDVNFHYMIAQGVCYLLLSEASFPKKMAFAYLEDLHTEFFDQYGRRVPTVTRPYSFIEFDTYIQKNKKAYIDSRARRNLGSINTELQDVQRIMVANIEEVLQRGEALSTLDTKASNLSTLSKKYRSDAKYLNTRSTYAKVAAVAVVFITLIIYVRFWWL, encoded by the exons ATGATTTTATTAACGATGATCGCTCGTGTGGCGGACGGTCTGCCGCTCGCTGCGTCCATACAGGAGGATGAGCAG TCGGGGAGAGATCTCCAGCAGTACCAAAGCCAAGCTAAGCAGCTCTTCCGGAAATTGAATGCTCAGAGTCCGGACCGCTGCACTCTGGAGGCCGGTGACGTCAACTTTCA CTATATGATTGCACAAGGCGTTTGTTACCTGCTCCTCTCCGAGGCTTCATTTCCCAAAAAGATGGCTTTTGCATACCTGGAAGACCTCCACACAGAATTCTTTGACCAGTATGGGAGAAGGGTGCCAACAGTGACGAGGCCATATTCTTTCATTGAGTTTG ACACATACATCCAGAAAAACAAGAAGGCGTACATTGACAGCAGAGCCAGACGGAACCTGGGCAGCATCAACACGGAGCTGCAGGATGTTCAGAGGATAATGGTGGCAAATATTGAGGAGGTTCTGCAAAGGGGAGAAGCCCTTTCTA CTCTCGACACAAAAGCCAGCAATCTCTCTACCCTGTCCAAGAAGTATCGCAGCGACGCCAAATACCTCAACACCCGCTCCACGTATGCGAAGGTGGCTGCTGTCGCCGTGGtcttcatcaccctcatcatctaTGTGCGTTTCTGGTGGCTCTGA
- the cmpk gene encoding UMP-CMP kinase, producing MISRLVGNVSQKLPNLFHRVSLMMKPQVVFVLGGPGAGKGTQCSKIVGKYSFTHLSAGDLLREERAREGSEYGGLIDTYIKEGKIVPVEITISLLKKAMEDTMKKDEQKFRFLIDGFPRNEDNLQGWKKAMDDNADVKFVLFFDCSNEVCINRCLERGKNSGRTDDNRESLTKRIQTYLQSTRPVIDLYEKQGKVRTVDASRSVEEVFGDVKAIFDKEG from the exons ATGATCAGTCGTTTGGTCGGCAACGTTTCTCAGAAGCTGCCGAACTTGTTCCACCGAGTGTCGCTGATGATGAAGCCGCAGGTTGTGTTCGTGCTGGGCGGGCCTGGCGCCGGCAAGGGAACCCAGTGCTCCAAAATCGTGGGG AAATACAGTTTTACACATTTGTCTGCTGGAGATTTGCTGAGAGAAGAGCGAGCCAGAGAGGGCTCAGAGTATGGAGGGCTCATCGACACGTACATCAAAGAGGGGAAAATTGTCCCCGTGGAAATCACAATCAGTTTACTCAAAAAG GCCATGGAAGACACCATGAAGAAAGATGAGCAAAAGTTTCGTTTCCTCATCGACGGATTCCCTCGCAATGAGGACAACCTTCAGGGCTGGAAGAAGGCCATGGACGACAACGCAGATGTCAAGTTTGTGCTCTTCTTTGACTGCAGCAACGAG GTTTGCATTAATAGATGTctagaaagagggaaaaacagcGGCCGCACGGACGACAACAGAGAAAGCTTGACTAAAAG GATCCAGACCTACCTGCAGTCTACAAGACCAGTCATTGACCTATATGAGAAACAGGGCAAAGTGCGCACCGTCGATGCCTCTCGTTCTGTTGAAGAA GTGTTTGGTGACGTCAAAGCCATCTTCGACAAAGAAGGTTGA
- the fam78ba gene encoding protein FAM78B — MCILARYHFLPSSLVFLILLVACTMGCIQSIACKPRIRRENIVVYEVSASIDQCPTIIEENSPIVLRYKTPYFRASAGVVMPPVPRNETWVVGWIQACTQMEFYNTYGDIGMSSWELPELREGRVKAISDSDGVSYPWYGNTTETVTLTGPTSKPSRLTVSMNDNFYPSVTWAVPISNSNTPMLTHITRDQSFITWLVAMNSVTKERIVLQTVRWRMRVDIAVDPDMPLGSRASLSGPPYQEQPHILNYQEPIPPNALGRPNANDAQVLMWRPRRGAPLVVIPPK, encoded by the exons ATGTGCATATTGGCTAGGTATCATTTTCTCCCTTCTTCTCTGGTTTTTCTCATTTTGCTGGTGGCCTGCACCATGGGCTGTATACAGAGCATCGCATGCAAGCCCCGCATCAGGCGGGAGAACATTGTGGTTTATGAGGTGTCGGCCTCCATTGACCAGTGTCCCACCATCATCGAGGAGAACTCACCGATTGTGCTGCGTTACAAGACGCCTTACTTCAGAGCCTCCGCAGGGGTCGTCATGCCACCAGTGCCACGCAACGAAACCTGGGTGGTGGGCTGGATCCAGGCCTGCACCCAAATGGAGTTCTACAACACATATGGTGATATTGGAAT GTCCAGCTGGGAGCTACCAGAGCTCCGCGAGGGTCGGGTCAAGGCCATCAGCGACTCAGACGGCGTCAGCTATCCCTGGTACGGAAACACGACAGAGACGGTCACCCTCACTGGGCCCACTTCCAAACCATCGCGCCTGACAGTCAGCATGAATGACAACTTCTACCCGAGTGTGACTTGGGCGGTGCccatcagcaacagcaacacacctATGCTGACCCACATCACCAGGGACCAGAGCTTCATCACCTGGCTGGTGGCCATGAACTCTGTCACAAAG GAGCGTATCGTGTTGCAGACTGTGCGCTGGCGGATGAGGGTGGACATCGCAGTGGACCCAGACATGCCTCTGGGCTCTCGAGCCTCCCTTTCAGGTCCTCCCTACCAGGAGCAACCGCACATCCTCAACTATCAGGAACCCATCCCACCCAACGCGCTGGGCCGTCCCAACGCCAATGACGCGCAAGTTCTGATGTGGAGGCCGCGGAGAGGAGCGCCGCTTGTGGTCATCCCACCCAAATAA